A stretch of DNA from Microlunatus sp. Gsoil 973:
GACCGACTTCCCCGATATCCGCCGCAAGTGTGCCATCCAGTCCCACGACGGAGGCAGCATTCTGCACATTCCGCGGGAGGGCGACCACCTGTTTCGGATGTATGTCGATCTCGGTCCGGTGCACGACGGTGATCACCAGGCCGTACGCAACACCAGCCAGGAAGAGGTCGAGGCGCGCGCCAACCGGATCCTGCACCCGTATACGTTGACCGTGAGGAAGGTCTGCTGGCGCAGCGTGTACGAGGTCGGGCACCGGCTGACCGACAAGTTCGACGACGTGCCCGCCGATCTGGTCGGGACGCGCACGCCCCGGGTGTTCATCACCGGCGACGCCTGCCACACGCACAGCGCCAAAGCCGGTCAGGGCATGAACGTCTCCATGCAGGACGGCTGGAACATCGCCTGGAAGCTCGGCCACGTGCTGGACGGCCGCGCTCAGGGAGACCCTGCTGGACACCTACTCCGCGGAGCGGCAGGTGATCGCCCAGAACCTGATCGACTTCGACCGGGAATGGTCGGGGCTGATGGCCGCCCGCCCCGACGAATTGGCTGACCCGTCCGAACTGGAGGGCTTCTACGTCCGGACCACCGAGTTCCTCTTCGGAATGATGACCTGCTACCAGCCATCGATGATCATCGGGCGTGATGATCACCAGTCGCTGGCGACCGGCTTCCCGATCGGCCGGCGATTCAAATCCAACCCGGTGATCCGGGTGGCCGACGCCAACCCGGTGCAGCTCGGACACCATCATCGCGCCGACGGTCGCTGGCGGATCTACGTCTTCGCCGACCGTCCGGCCGCCGGTGAGCCGTCGCGGGCGTCCGACCTCGCCGACTGGTTCGGTTCCTCACCGGAGTCGCCCCTGCTGGCCTATCCACCACCCGAGGGTGACCTGGACGCATGGTTCGACCTCAAGATCATCTACCAACAGCCGTACGCCGAAGTCGATCTTGGTGCCGTGCCGCCGGTCTTCCTGCCGCGGGTCGGTCCGTATCACCTGATCGACTACGAGAAGGTGTACGCCGCCGACCCTGCCGACGACATCTTCGACGCCCGCGGCATAGACCGGGGCGGGGTGACCGTCGTCGTCCGTCCGGATCAGTACGTCGCCCATGCACTCCCGCTGGACGGCACCAAGGAACTGACCGAGTTCTTCTCCGGGATCTTCACCGCCGGGGATCGTTATGCCGGGACGCCCGCCCGGCCCGCTGTGATGATCATGGTCGCGCTGGAACTCCAGAAAAGCGTCCAGAGTCGCGGTCCGGTGCCGGCGCGCGGCGAGTTCGATGTCGAGCGGCTCGGCAGCCCGCTCGACGAGCGCGATGAGCCGATCATGCTCGTCCACCGAATCGGCGGCGCGTCCGGGGACGAAGCTGAAGGTCGAGTCCCGAAGCATCCTCAGCCGGCTCCAACCGCGCAGCACGAGATCGACCAGTTGATCATTCGGGCACCGGGTGAACAGGACGGTGTGGAACTCCTCGTTCAACTCGGTGAACCGATGCGGGTCGAAGTGTTCCAGCGATTCCCGCATCCGGTGGTTGACCGCGCGCGCCCGGGCAAGATCATCAGGCTGCAGGTGTGGCGCCGCGAGAGCGGTCGCTGCTCCTTCGACGATCGCCAGTGTCTGCATCGTCGCCACGTACTCGCCCTCCTCGACCAGCGCGACCTGAGCGCCGATGTTCTTCTCGAAGGTGACCAGGCCCTCGGCCTCGAGCCGTCGGATCGCCTCGCGGACCGGGACGACGCTGATGCCAAGCTCGCCGGCGATCTGGCTCAGCACGAGTCGGTAACCGGGGAGAACCGGTGCGACACGATCCGCTCCCGCAGCCAGCCGTACGCCCGTTCGGACTTGCTGGCGGCGACGCCTCCGCTGGTGGTCATAGATCCTCGCTCTGCCGGTTGCCGATGGCCGCGCCCCGTTGTGATCAGATATGCGATCATATACGATCGCGCCATGACGTACGACGGCGTTCGTTCCGCGCCGGAGGGCTCGACCGAGGCGACACTCATCGCTCACCCGCTCGTCGGCCGTCCCGGCAAGGTGATCGCGCTGCACCTCAACTACCCGTCACGGATCGCCCAGCGGGGTCGGAAGCCGGCAAAGCCGTCGTACTTCCTCAAGCCGGTCACCTCGCTGGCAACCACCGATCAGGTCGTGGAACGCCCGTACGGCACCGAGCTGCTGGCCTTCGAAGGTGAGATCGCGCTGATCATCGGCCGGGTCGCCCGCCGGGTCACTCCGGAGCAGGGTTGGGGCTGTGTTGCGGCGGTGACCGCGGCCAATGACTTCGGTGTGTACGACCTGCGGGTGGCGGACAAGGGCTCCAACCTGCGGTCCAAGGGCGGCGACGGCTACACACCGCTCGGCCCGAAGCTGATCAACGCCGCGGCCATCGACCCGACCCGGTTGCGGGTCAGGACCTGGGTGAACGGCCGGCTGGTCCAGGAGGATTCGGCCGGCACCGTCGTCTTCGGCTTCGGCGAGCTGATCGCCGACCTGTCCCAGCTGATCACGCTGGAACCGGGCGACGTTTTGCTCACCGGAACGCCGGCCGGGTCCTCGGTCGTGGCGCCGGGCGATGTCATCGAGGTCGAGGTGGACCAAGCGGGCACCGCACACAGCAGCGGACGGCTGCGGACGACCATCGCGGAGGGCAGTGTCCCGTTGCCCGAGTACGGTGCCCAGCCGGTGATTGATGATCAACAACGGGTCGAGGCGTGGGGCAGCAGGGAGGCCGCGGGATTGCCGGCGCCCTTCGAGCTGACCGAGGAGTTGATCACCAAGTTGTGGCAGGTCTCGGTCGCGACGTTGGCGTCCCAGTTGCGGAAACGCGGTTACGACCAACTATTCATCGACGGTGTCCGTACCAACCATCCCGGCCAGAAGATGATCGGCCGGGCCCGGACGCTGCGCTTCGTCCCTGCCCGGGAGGACCTGTTCCGCAGCCATGGTGCCGGCTACAACGCACAGAAGCGGGTCTTCGACGCCCTTCGACCGGGCGACGTGTTGGTGATCGAGGCCCGCGGTGACACCACCAGTGGAACGCTCGGCGACATCCTGGGCCTGCGGGCGCAGGTCCGCGGTGCGGCCGGGATCGTCACCGACGGCGGCGTACGGGACTGGCAGGCGGTTGCCGGACTGGAGATTCCGGTGTTCTCCGGCGGGCCGCATCCGGCGGTCCTCGGGCGGCGGCACGTGCCCTGGGACAGCGATCTGACGATCGCTTGCGGGGGCGCCACCGTGCAGCCGGGGGACGTGATCATCGGTGACGACGACGGTGTGCTGGTGATCCCGCCGGCCGTCCTGGCCGAGGTGCTCGACGCGGCCGTGCAGCAGGAGGCGGAGGAGGAGTGGATCGCCGCCCGGGTGGCCGAGGGTGCGGCCGTGGACGGCTTGTATCCGTTGACCGGTGATTGGCGCAGCCGATACGAGAATCGTGGCAAGCCGGAGTGAAACACGTCGTTGTAGGAGCGCAGGAATGACCGAACCCCGCGGTACCGGTGGCTGGCGCAACTGTCCCGAGGACCTGACCGGGTCGATCGCCCCGGTGGTCACGCCGTTCACCGCCGACGGCGAAGTTGATCACGTGTCGTTGGCCAATCTCGTTGCCTGGCAGATCAAACAGGGTTCCGACGGCATCTCGATCGGCGGCTCGACCGGAGAGCCGAGCGCCCAGACGGTCACCGAACGCGCGGAGGCGATCAACACCGTGATCGCGGCAGCCGACGGTCGGGTTCCCGTCGTGCCGGGCACCGGCTCGGCCAAGCTGAGCGAGACGATCGAGCTCACCGGTGCGGCCTACGACGCTGGAGTGGACGCGGTGTTGATCATCACGCCGTACTACGCGCGGCCGACGCAGGAGGCGCTGTACGTCTGGTACAAGACGATCGCAGCCCAGTATCCCGACCTGCCGATCATCGCCTACAACGTGCCGAGCCGGACGGCCGTCGAGATCGCACCCGAGACGGTCGCCCGATTGCACGGCGACGTGCCCAACTTCGTCGGGATCAAGGAGACCACCAAGGACTTCGAGCATTTCTCCCGGGTGATCAAGGCGGCCGGTCGCGACCTGCTGGTGTGGTCCGGGATCGAGCTGCTGTGCCTGCCGCTGCTCGCCCTGGGTGGCACCGGTTTCATCAGCGCTACGGCGAACATCGCACCGGCGGCCACCAAGCAGATGTACGACGCCTATCGCGCCGGTGATCTCGACCGTGCCCTGGAGATCCACTACGGGCTGCATCCATTGGCCGACCTGATCTTCGTCGAGACCAATCCCGCGCCGGTCAAGTGGGTGCTGCAACGCCAGGGACTGATCGCATCCGAATTCGTCAGGCCGCCGTTGATCATGACGACCGCCGGGGGGAAACAGAAGATCGTCCAGCTGTTGGCCGAAGGTGCCGCCTACCTCTCCCCGGTGGATGGATCGGACAGCGTCGCAGCCAGGACGGTCGGCGGACCGGGAGGAGCATGATCATGACCAGCGCAGTGGTTGCCGGCCAACACGTACCGGCGGGTCTGCCCGACCGCATCCGGCACTTCATCGACGGGGAGTTCGTCGACAGTGTCGACGGCGGCACCTTCGACGTCCTGGACCCGGTGTCGAACCGGACCTACCTGCAAGCCGCAGCCGGGCGGCAGGCGGATGTCGATCGGGCGGTCAACGCGGCGCGTCTGGCCTTTGACGAAGGACCGTGGCCGGGAATGCAGGCCAGGGAGCGCAACCGGATCCTGAACCGGATCGCCGACATCGTCGAGAGCCGGGACGCCCGGCTGGCCGACCTCGAGACGTACGACTCCGGTCTGCCGATCACCCAGGCGCTCGGCCAGGCACGACGCGCGGCGGAGAACTTCCGGTTCTTCGCCGATCTGATCGTCGCGCAGTCCGACGACGTGTACCAGGTCCCGGGACGGCAACTGAACTATGTCCATCGCAAGCCGAAGGGCGTAGCAGGCCTGATCACGCCCTGGAACACGCCGTTCATGCTGGAGAGTTGGAAGCTCGCACCGGCGCTGGCGGCCGGCTGCACCGTGGTGTTGAAACCGGCCGAGTTCACGCCGTTGTCGGCGAGTCTGTGGCCGGAGATCCTCCGTGAGGCGGGGGTGCCGGACGGAGTGTTCAACCTGGTCAACGGCCTGGGGGAGGAGGCCGGCGACGCGCTGGTCCGGCACCCGGACGTCCAGCTGATCTCCTTCACCGGCGAATCGGCCACCGGCCAGGTGATCTTCGCCAACGCCGCGCCGACCCTCAAGGGCCTGTCCATGGAGCTCGGCGGCAAGAGCCCGGCAATCGTGTTCGCCGACGCCGATCTCGACGCGGCGATCGACTCCACCGTGTTCGGCGTCTTCTCGCTGAACGGTGAACGGTGCACGGCGGGTAGCCGGATCCTGGTGGAGCGCCCGATCTATCACGAGTTCGTCACCCGCTATGTCCAACGGGCGAAGATGATCAAGGTCGGCGATCCGCACGATCCAGCGACCGAGGTGGGTGCGCTGGTTCATCCCGAGCACTATGCGAAGGTCACCGACTACATCGAGATCGGCAAGACTGAGGCACTGCTGGCCGCCGGTGGCGGACGCCCACCGGGACTGGACACCGGAAACTACCTGCAACCGACCGTCTTCGTCGACGTACCGCCGACCGCCCGGATCTTCCAGGAGGAGATCTTCGGCCCGGTGGTGGCGATCACGCCGTTCGACACCGACGAGGAGGCGTTGGACCTGGCCAACGCCGTCAAGTACGGGCTGGCCGCCTATCTGTGGACGTCAGATCTGCAGCGGGCGCACAATCTGGGGCAACGGATCGAAGCCGGCATGGTGTGGCTCAACTCGCACAACGTTCGTGATCTTCGCACACCGTTCGGCGGTGTGAAGGCGTCCGGTCTCGGTCACGAGGGAGGGTATCGCTCGCTGGACTTCTACACCGACCAGCAGGCCGTGCACATCTCACTGGCACCGGTGCACACGCCACGGTTCGGCGCCGGGACGGACCGAACCCGATGACCGGCAACGACCGCAGCCCTGATCCGACCGATGATCCGGCTGTCGATCCCACTCCGCCGGACATCGTCCGCAGTGCCTATCTCGACCTCGTCGTCACCGATCTGGCGCGATCCCGCGAGTTCTACGTCGACGTCCTGGGCCTGGTGGTGACCGAGGAGGACGGCGACGCGATCTATCTGCGGACACTGGAGGAGTTCATCCACCACAACCTGGTCCTGCGCAAAGGTCCGGTCGCTGCAGCTGCCGCTTTCGCCTTCCGGGTTCGTACACCGCAGGACGTGGACCGCGCCGAGCGCTGGTTCGCCGCCCGGGGCTGCCGTACCGAGCGCCGCACGACCGGCTTCAGCAGGGGGGTTGGTGACTCCGTACGGGTGGTCGACCCGCTCGGCTTCCCCTACGAGTTCTTCCACGCCGTTGATCATGTCGAACGGCTCACCTGGCGGTACGAGTTGCACACGCCGGGTGCCCTGGTCCGACTTGATCATTTCAATCAGATGACCCCCGACGTACCCGGCGGGCGGACATACCTTGAGGATCTCGGCTTCCGCGTCACCGAGGACATCCAGGATGATCAAGGAACGACCTACGCCGCCTGGCTTCGCCGGAAGGACACCGTGCACGACACCGCGCTGACCGGTGGTGACGGTCCGCGGCTGCATCACGTCGCCTTCGCCGCGCACGAGCAGCACAATGTGCTGGCCATCTGCGACAGACTCGGTGCGCTGCGGATGTCCGATGTGATCGAGCGCGGCCCCGGCCGGCACGGTGTGTCGAACGCCTTCTACCTCTACGTCCGCGACCCCGACGGCCACCGGGTGGAGATCTACACCCAGGACTATTACACCGGCGACCCGGACAACCCGGTCGTCACCTGGGACGTACACGACAATCAACGCAGGGACTGGTGGGGCAACCCGGTGGTCCCGTCCTGGTATTCCGAGGCGTCACCGGTTCTCGACCTTGACGGCAACCCGCAGCCGATCACGGCGAGGACCGATCCGAGCGAGTTGGCCGTCACCGTCGGAGCCGACGGTTTTTCCTATACCCGCAAGGATGAGCGCGGCTTCAAGCTCGGCCATTCCGTCTGACCCCGACCCGCTGCCCGCCGCCGCGTCCCGCGTCCCCACCCCGCCCCTGCGTCCCGGCCCAAGGTCAAAGGTCAAAGTTTGATCCAGTGGTGGCGACACGCCGGTGGCGACAGCCCGTGCGTCAACGTTTGATCTTCGGAGTTGGCCGGTCCCTCTCCGGAAGGTCAAAGTTTGATCCAGTGGTGGCGACACGCCGGTGGCGACAACCCGTGGGTCAACCTTTGATCTTCGGGATTGGCCGGCTCCTCCCCGGAAGGTCAAGGTTTGATCGTACGGCGGCCTCCGGTCGGATTTTCCAGCCGCGCGATCAAACGTTGAGTTTCCGACCAGCGGGGGTCGCGGGGAACGCGGGGGTGAGGAGGAGGGTCAGCGCGGCGCCGTGATGTCCAGCTGGGTCTGCATGTACGGCGCCCTGACGTGCGGCGAGACCCGACAGTCGGCGAGGAAGACGCCTTCTCTTCCGGTCGACAGCCAGTGCCTGAGCCGGTCGAGATCGGCGACCTCGGTGATCACCGCCGCCTCCGCGCCGAATGAACGCGCTATCCCGGAGAAGTCGGCGGTCTTGATCTTCATCGGCCCGGTGTCCAGGCCCTTCGACCCGTACTGGTGCAACTCGGCGCCGTAGTAGCCGTCGTTCCAGACGATGATCACGCCGTGGCGTACGGTGCGAATCACGGTGTCCAGATCGGCAAGACTCATCAGCGCTCCGCCGTCGCCGGTGGTCAGTACGACGGTGGTCTCCGGGAGGGCCTGGCCGGCGCCCACCGCGCTGGGCATGCCGAGTCCGATCGACTGGAACTCGGTGCCGACCATGATCAGCCGGTTCGGCCCGGGGATCCGCCAGTAGGTCGGCGCCCAGCCGATGAAATGTCCGCCGTCGGAGACCACGGTCCGGTCGGCCGGCAGGATGTCGTCCAGTTCATATGCCACCGTACGCGGGTCGAGCAGCCCGTCCGGCGCCAGCCCGGAACCGGGGTCGCGATGATCACGCGCGGTCCTGGTCTGATCACGCCAACCGCGACGCGGCTTGCCCGGCAACTCCGCCAGCAGCGCCTCGGCCGCCAGCCGCGCGTCGGCCTGCAGATAGTGCGCGACCCGCGGATGGGTCGCCCGGTCGGCGATGTCGATCTGCAGCAGTGTGGCGTCCGGGTCGAAGGCGGTCTGGTGGCGCATGGTGAAGAGATTCAACCCCGCCCCGACCGCCAGCACGACGTCGGAGGAGAAGATCAGCTTGGCGGCCACGTCGTCGGCGAAGCCGCCGCAGATGCCCAGGTCGGCGTCGATCCCATCCGGCGCGGTCCGGAAGATCGAGCGACCGGCAGCCGTGGTCGCGGTCAACGCGCCGAGGTGGTGGGCCAGCCGGGTCAGCGCTTCGCCGGCATCGGCCAACCAGGCACCCCGTCCGGCCAGCAGCAGCGGTCGCTCCGCCGAGTCCAGGATCGCCGCGAGCCTGGCCACCTCGGAGGGGCGCGGGCTCAGGCGCGCGGGCATGACCAGTTGCGGGGTCCCGTCGGGGACTGCCTGATCATCGACCGGTGCGGCGGCGAGATCGTAGGGAACCGCCAGCACAACGGCCGTCCGATGATCCAGGGCGTACTGCAGCGCCCGCACGGTGGTTCCTGCGGGATCGTGGCGGTCGACCACCATGGTGTGCGCTCCAAGACCGGCGGCAACCCCGGGCTGGTCGACATCCCACGGTCTCGGCCCGGCCGACGGCCGGTCACCGACGACCAGCAGCAGCGGCGTCCGCGCCTGTACGGCCTCAGTGAGCCCGGTGAGCGTGTTGGTGAAGCCCGGACCGTACGTTGCGGTCGCGACGGCCGGCCGTCGGCAGGCGCGATAGAAGGCGTCGGCTGCAACCACGGCCCCGACCTCGTGCCGGACCGGCACATAGCGCACTGGCGTGTCCGCCAGGGCGTCGAGCAGGTAGGCGTTGCCGTTGCCCATCACTCCGAAGCAGTGCGAGACGTGGGCGGCAAGAGCGTTGGCGATTGCTGTCGAAACCGAGAACGGGGATGACACAGGCGAACTCCTCGACACGAACGGTGTGGTGGCCGTATGTGTCTCGGGGTCGCCGACGGCGCTGCAGTGCACCGTACGGCCCCTTATTGCCCATTTTTCGAGCAACGGCAGCCGACGACTGGACAGGAGTCGCCTGGCTTCGGCGCCGGACAACGCCAACTCTAGTCCGCGCGAGTGTTGCTAGCGGTCCCGCGCAGCGGCCGGAGTCCGGATCCTCAGAAGTCCAGGTATTCCGGATGCATCGCCGTCGCCAGCGCCAGATGCTTCTCGGCGTCGGGATGACCGAGTCGCTTCAGCGTCTTGCCCATCAGCAGTTGCAGGTACGCGTCATCGGGGTAGCGCTCGAGCAGCTCGGCAAGCTTCGCCCGGGCCGGTTCCAGGCTGGCCGAGGCGGCCAGGGCGCGCGCGACAAGCGTTTCGAAGCCCCGATCGCCGTCGTACTCGGGTCGCAGCGGCGCCAGCAGGTACAGCGATCCGCGCGGGTTCCGCGCCGCCAACAGGGCTTGCGCCGCCCGGACGCGGCGCACCTCATCGGGCACCGTGTCGGACGGGCGATCGGTGAACTCGGCGATCCGGGTGGCCAACACCTCCGCAGACGCCGCGCCGGTCTCGACGATCGTCTGGTCGATCAGGAACGTCGGTGATCGCGTCACCCCCAACGCCTGACCGAAGAGCTGCGCCTCCCGGGTGCGCCGCTCCAGCGGATCATCCGGCGGAAAGCCCGGCTGGAGGTAGGCGAGTGCCGCGTCCGTGCCCTCCAGCCGCACCGGGCCAGGGAGCTCGAACCGGTCAGCGAGGAACTCAAGGAAGCCCATGCTGTTGATGTCGGCGCCGTCCTCGAACTGCGCCGACAGCACCGTGTCGACGACCTGGTCCTGCAGCCCCGGCCCGCGGTCGAGCGCCGCCGTGATCATCCGATGCGCTGCCCAGCTGCTGGCCCGCCACCGCTGGCCCGGAACCGCCAGGCCCTCGTCCTCGGCGGCCTGACCTGCTTCCAGCCGCCGGATCGCCGCTCCGACACCGGGTTCGGTCTGTTGCAGGATGCCGTCGATCACCTCGTCGCCGGGCAGCAACTCCTCGGATGGGCTCGGCGCGGTGGGGTCGATCAGGAAGGGTCGCCAGACAACGGTCGGTACGTTCTCGCCGGCCGCTACCCGGTCAAGGGCGCGGCGCAGTCTCCGCCTGGCCACATAGGCCCAGACGTCGGTGACATCGGCATAGACCTCGATCAGCATCCATCCATGATGCCGCGCCGCCGAGGTGCCCACCGATCAGCTGTTACCGATCAGCCTTGTTGCGGGCCGACGGCGTCGATCATCCAGGCGACGCCGAACTTGTCGGTGCACATGCCGAAGATGTCGCCCCACGGCGCCTGCTCGAACGGCATGGTGACCTGACCGCCGTCACTGAGCTTCTCCCAGTAGCCACGCAATTCGGCCTGGTCGTCGCCACTCAGCGACACCGTGATGTTGTTCCCCGTGATCAGTTCCATCGCCGCCGGGGTGTCCGACGCCATCAGCGTCAACCCGCCCGGGGTCTCCAGGCTGGCGTGCATCACCTTGTCCTGCTCCGCAGCGTCCTCGCTGAGGTGCATGTCGCCGAAGGTGCTGATCGACAGGTCACCGCCGAACACCGACTGATAGAACTCCATCGCCGGCCGTGCTGTGTCGCGGAAGGACAGATAGGGATTGAGCCGTGCTGACATCGTGCCTCCTCGTCGAGTCGTCGGCTCCAGTCTGGCCCGAACGTCCGACAGTCCGCATCGGGTTTGCCGCAAATCCTTCTGGTACGCCCTTGGTCCACGGCCCCGAAAGCTGTCAGGATCTGGGCACCATGTCCGATCCCGGATCCGTCCCCGCGCCACCGGCGGTCCGGCCGGCGGCGGGTCAGCTGACGGTCGATCACCGGTGGATGGGGCTGTTCGCGCTGTCCTGGTTCGGCGTGTGGATCGCCCAGCTGACCCCGATCCAGTTGCTGTTGCCCGCCCAGGTGACCGACGTCCTCGGGCTGGACCCGCACGCCTGGGTGCGCAACGTCGTGGCATTCGGGGTGGTCTCGGGGATCGCCGGCGTCTGCGCCGCGGTCGCGTATCCCTTGACCGGCGCCTTGTCGG
This window harbors:
- the dapA gene encoding 4-hydroxy-tetrahydrodipicolinate synthase — encoded protein: MTEPRGTGGWRNCPEDLTGSIAPVVTPFTADGEVDHVSLANLVAWQIKQGSDGISIGGSTGEPSAQTVTERAEAINTVIAAADGRVPVVPGTGSAKLSETIELTGAAYDAGVDAVLIITPYYARPTQEALYVWYKTIAAQYPDLPIIAYNVPSRTAVEIAPETVARLHGDVPNFVGIKETTKDFEHFSRVIKAAGRDLLVWSGIELLCLPLLALGGTGFISATANIAPAATKQMYDAYRAGDLDRALEIHYGLHPLADLIFVETNPAPVKWVLQRQGLIASEFVRPPLIMTTAGGKQKIVQLLAEGAAYLSPVDGSDSVAARTVGGPGGA
- the hpaE gene encoding 5-carboxymethyl-2-hydroxymuconate semialdehyde dehydrogenase, with protein sequence MTSAVVAGQHVPAGLPDRIRHFIDGEFVDSVDGGTFDVLDPVSNRTYLQAAAGRQADVDRAVNAARLAFDEGPWPGMQARERNRILNRIADIVESRDARLADLETYDSGLPITQALGQARRAAENFRFFADLIVAQSDDVYQVPGRQLNYVHRKPKGVAGLITPWNTPFMLESWKLAPALAAGCTVVLKPAEFTPLSASLWPEILREAGVPDGVFNLVNGLGEEAGDALVRHPDVQLISFTGESATGQVIFANAAPTLKGLSMELGGKSPAIVFADADLDAAIDSTVFGVFSLNGERCTAGSRILVERPIYHEFVTRYVQRAKMIKVGDPHDPATEVGALVHPEHYAKVTDYIEIGKTEALLAAGGGRPPGLDTGNYLQPTVFVDVPPTARIFQEEIFGPVVAITPFDTDEEALDLANAVKYGLAAYLWTSDLQRAHNLGQRIEAGMVWLNSHNVRDLRTPFGGVKASGLGHEGGYRSLDFYTDQQAVHISLAPVHTPRFGAGTDRTR
- the hpaD gene encoding 3,4-dihydroxyphenylacetate 2,3-dioxygenase; translation: MTGNDRSPDPTDDPAVDPTPPDIVRSAYLDLVVTDLARSREFYVDVLGLVVTEEDGDAIYLRTLEEFIHHNLVLRKGPVAAAAAFAFRVRTPQDVDRAERWFAARGCRTERRTTGFSRGVGDSVRVVDPLGFPYEFFHAVDHVERLTWRYELHTPGALVRLDHFNQMTPDVPGGRTYLEDLGFRVTEDIQDDQGTTYAAWLRRKDTVHDTALTGGDGPRLHHVAFAAHEQHNVLAICDRLGALRMSDVIERGPGRHGVSNAFYLYVRDPDGHRVEIYTQDYYTGDPDNPVVTWDVHDNQRRDWWGNPVVPSWYSEASPVLDLDGNPQPITARTDPSELAVTVGADGFSYTRKDERGFKLGHSV
- a CDS encoding thiamine pyrophosphate-binding protein, with translation MSSPFSVSTAIANALAAHVSHCFGVMGNGNAYLLDALADTPVRYVPVRHEVGAVVAADAFYRACRRPAVATATYGPGFTNTLTGLTEAVQARTPLLLVVGDRPSAGPRPWDVDQPGVAAGLGAHTMVVDRHDPAGTTVRALQYALDHRTAVVLAVPYDLAAAPVDDQAVPDGTPQLVMPARLSPRPSEVARLAAILDSAERPLLLAGRGAWLADAGEALTRLAHHLGALTATTAAGRSIFRTAPDGIDADLGICGGFADDVAAKLIFSSDVVLAVGAGLNLFTMRHQTAFDPDATLLQIDIADRATHPRVAHYLQADARLAAEALLAELPGKPRRGWRDQTRTARDHRDPGSGLAPDGLLDPRTVAYELDDILPADRTVVSDGGHFIGWAPTYWRIPGPNRLIMVGTEFQSIGLGMPSAVGAGQALPETTVVLTTGDGGALMSLADLDTVIRTVRHGVIIVWNDGYYGAELHQYGSKGLDTGPMKIKTADFSGIARSFGAEAAVITEVADLDRLRHWLSTGREGVFLADCRVSPHVRAPYMQTQLDITAPR
- a CDS encoding DsbA family protein, whose translation is MLIEVYADVTDVWAYVARRRLRRALDRVAAGENVPTVVWRPFLIDPTAPSPSEELLPGDEVIDGILQQTEPGVGAAIRRLEAGQAAEDEGLAVPGQRWRASSWAAHRMITAALDRGPGLQDQVVDTVLSAQFEDGADINSMGFLEFLADRFELPGPVRLEGTDAALAYLQPGFPPDDPLERRTREAQLFGQALGVTRSPTFLIDQTIVETGAASAEVLATRIAEFTDRPSDTVPDEVRRVRAAQALLAARNPRGSLYLLAPLRPEYDGDRGFETLVARALAASASLEPARAKLAELLERYPDDAYLQLLMGKTLKRLGHPDAEKHLALATAMHPEYLDF
- a CDS encoding VOC family protein, with amino-acid sequence MSARLNPYLSFRDTARPAMEFYQSVFGGDLSISTFGDMHLSEDAAEQDKVMHASLETPGGLTLMASDTPAAMELITGNNITVSLSGDDQAELRGYWEKLSDGGQVTMPFEQAPWGDIFGMCTDKFGVAWMIDAVGPQQG